One Desulfovibrio fairfieldensis genomic window carries:
- a CDS encoding FmdB family zinc ribbon protein codes for MPIYEYQCPKCQRVFEEWVKASDAHGQEPCPDCGTPSPRIISQTSFVLKGGGWYVSDYGYRKGISEDGGAPAGSASDASAGEAKPAEAAKTDKAEAAPATAEKSAPAEKAVAKAAPPSKAAKPKGGAAAS; via the coding sequence ATGCCTATTTACGAATATCAATGTCCCAAGTGTCAGCGCGTGTTTGAGGAGTGGGTCAAGGCGTCGGACGCGCATGGGCAGGAGCCCTGTCCCGACTGCGGCACGCCTTCGCCCCGGATTATTTCGCAGACGTCCTTTGTGCTCAAGGGCGGCGGTTGGTATGTGAGCGACTACGGTTACCGCAAGGGCATTTCTGAGGACGGCGGCGCTCCGGCGGGTTCCGCTTCCGACGCGTCCGCCGGAGAGGCCAAGCCCGCCGAGGCGGCCAAAACCGACAAGGCCGAGGCTGCGCCCGCAACCGCGGAAAAGAGCGCCCCGGCGGAAAAAGCCGTCGCCAAAGCCGCGCCTCCGTCCAAGGCCGCCAAGCCCAAGGGCGGCGCGGCGGCTTCATAG